Part of the Triticum aestivum cultivar Chinese Spring chromosome 4D, IWGSC CS RefSeq v2.1, whole genome shotgun sequence genome is shown below.
TCTGCCGCCGCAAACTCCTCCACCTGCAGCGGGCGAAAGTCAAGCTCGAAGCCCTCGACCCTCTTCTCCCCACGTCGGTGCGGCGCCCTCCGAAGGCAGTTACCGTCCTTGTTCCACTCCCCGCCCTCGTAGTGCGACGGGTCCACGGTGCGCAGCAGCGCAGTGCCGCGGAACCGGCCGTCGGCGCCCGACAGCGCCCGCAGCGCGGCCCGCGTGGCCATGCGCAGCGCGTACCGCATCGTTAGGTCTGTGATGTTGGGCCGCTGGCAGTAGTGGCAGCCGACGAGCTGCCCGGCCTCGTACAACATCGACGGACGGTAGAACCAGCTCGACGCCGACACCACCACGTAGTCGAGCTCCGCCACGTGCGCCGCCCACACCTCCTCCGGCTCGTCCAGGTAGAGGTTCCAGAGGCCCGTGTGCGTCGGCCCGTCGTCTTCAATCATCTCGTGCCGGACAAGGTACGGCACCCAGAAGCTGGCCACCGTGAAGTTGTACTCCCTGTAGTAGTACACCGTGTGCTTCTCTCTCGGCGAGCTTATGATAGGCGTCGCGACCTGCATGCATGCACTTATTATTACTGCACTATAATATTCCTTGCCAGGAGAGATGaaaaagagaaagggggaagatCAAGACAGAGTGAAGATTGGAAGGAGTACGAACTCTGGTGAGGAGGCAGATGAGAGAGTCCTTGTGGTTCCTGGCCAGCGAGTCCCCAACGAAGGCGATGGTCTTGCCCCTCATCAGGGCCAGGAAGCGGCGCGGGTCGAAGCGGGGCAGGTCGCAGCCGTCGCCGGCGGGCTGCCACCGCCACTGGAGGAAGCCCAGGTCCGGCCTGCCGAACCTCATGCAGTCGTAGTGCTCGTCGATGATCCCCGGGGAGCACGTGTCGTTGGTGTAGTAGGGCGCATCCAGGTCCGGCACCCAGTCGCCCCGGAAAATGTCACAGCCCTCGCCTCGTCGGGCTGCTGGCGTGTGAGACCGGGAGGCAAGCGGCCGCCGGTCTGTGATCCTCGTCGTGGTCAGCAGGTTGAAAGCCGCGAGAAGGGCTGCAACGAGCGTGAGGgacacgacggcgacggcgacgacgaagaATCTGCTGCTGCTCCTCGCATGGGGATGGCTGATGCGAAGAAGGTCCCTCATTGCTGCTGTGAGAAGTTGTATTCGGCCGGCGTGCATCCTCTTGAGTTGGTTTTTCGATACATATAGCGAGCCATATGCGAGGATCA
Proteins encoded:
- the LOC123097208 gene encoding protein trichome birefringence-like 19, which codes for MRDLLRISHPHARSSSRFFVVAVAVVSLTLVAALLAAFNLLTTTRITDRRPLASRSHTPAARRGEGCDIFRGDWVPDLDAPYYTNDTCSPGIIDEHYDCMRFGRPDLGFLQWRWQPAGDGCDLPRFDPRRFLALMRGKTIAFVGDSLARNHKDSLICLLTRVATPIISSPREKHTVYYYREYNFTVASFWVPYLVRHEMIEDDGPTHTGLWNLYLDEPEEVWAAHVAELDYVVVSASSWFYRPSMLYEAGQLVGCHYCQRPNITDLTMRYALRMATRAALRALSGADGRFRGTALLRTVDPSHYEGGEWNKDGNCLRRAPHRRGEKRVEGFELDFRPLQVEEFAAAERAAAGGVRVMLMDTTEAMILRADGHPSKYRAWTPDPLMKNQVCSDCVHWCLPGAIDTWNDMLLHMLLND